The following are from one region of the Melospiza melodia melodia isolate bMelMel2 chromosome 14, bMelMel2.pri, whole genome shotgun sequence genome:
- the MRPL22 gene encoding large ribosomal subunit protein uL22m, translating into MAARWALGAGAAWARGLLSWARPERWLPCGSVLPLSCIHTSTFLQKIGKWEKKNRIVYPPQLPGEPRRPAEIYHCRREIKYSKDKMWYLAKLIKGMSIDQALAQLEFSDKKGAKVIKEVLLEAQEMAVRKHNVEFKSNLHIAESQTGRGRYVKRLRCHGKGMFGMMKISRCHYFVKLVEGPPPPPEPPRTGFDQAKEYVQQLRSRTLVHTL; encoded by the exons ATGGCGGCGCGCTGGGCGCTGGGCGCGG GTGCTGCCTGGGCGCGGGGTCTCCTCAGCTGGGCACGGCCAGAGAG gtggctgccatGTGGGAGCGTCTTGCCTCTGTCCTGCATCCACACCAGCACTTTCCTGCAGAAGATTGGGAAGTGGGAGAAGAAGAACAGGATTGTTTACCCTCCCCAGCTGCCTGGAGAGCCTCGCAGACCGGCT GAAATATATCACTGTCGGAGGGAAATAAAATACAGCAAAGATAAGATGTGGTACCTGGCAAAACTG ATAAAAGGAATGTCCATTGATCAGGCTCTTGCTCAGctggaattcagtgacaaaaagGGAGCAAAGGTGATCAAAGAG GTTCTGTTAGAAGCACAGGAAATGGCTGTAAGAAAGCACAATGTGGAATTCAAATCAAACTTACACATAG CGGAGTCGCAGACGGGCAGGGGCCGCTACGTGAAGCGCCTGCGGTGCCACGGCAAGGGCATGTTTGGCATGATGAAAATCAGCAGGTGCCACTACTTTGTGAAGCTGGTGGAaggtcctcctcctcccccagagcCACCAAGGACTGGCTTTGACCAAGCAAAGGAGTACGTGCAGCAGCTGAGGAGCAGAACCCTGGTTCACACACTGTGA